One Gadus chalcogrammus isolate NIFS_2021 chromosome 4, NIFS_Gcha_1.0, whole genome shotgun sequence DNA segment encodes these proteins:
- the LOC130381813 gene encoding toll-like receptor 2, with protein MAMKSVRVALLLWTTALLSWRTLCLAELIEDQGHASCVTSSRRDKNLSGQNVTNVPLDLNNETQSLDISHNPLVKLQAAPFQRLSQLCFLKATSCGLTVINPGLFVHTPKLKFLNISNNLLDHIPDLSLPLLKILDLAGNQYGSYQLPATFQTLANLSALYLGSENALQVDFNDFDSLSDSSLKHLILGGGVEWQRYDQGSLAKMKSLQKITLKVPFCENFDLFENLLEDVNETQTTDLELVNVLPDLCNVTGDPFRSLRAMPLIKDFTIVNTWINSSFFVLFLKNVLLSNVRTLTFVNVTYNEDTAEGFRFPTLNHTIVLRSLIFDGVNHYQYRYPSIEISVDMFSKMDYLKFSGTGMNIVPCKVMSSLPSLETLDLSNNLLSDTGFWWSGCSYTSVFPKLRHLSLSKNRFVDLSFIAQHTHQMKYLESFDLSFNSIFLDKPCFWPIHITSLSLSNNNLGNKVFSFLSEYLQRIDLSKTGITALTEEDLLQFPMLTHLFLSFNSIKVIPTDLSPTLVSLYIDQNSMTSISRESLAGLPSLRTLKAGDNPFVCSCDSYWFMTALNKSLLPDWPLDYTCSTPPSVADLPMSEYRTSRMSCEAWLQAAVALPVTMLIVLALCSAFYACDGVWYTKMLWMWIRVKRRGQKQANLLNNTTFRYHSFISYSHQDSAWVESKLVPSLEGAGISLCIHERDFVPGQWIVDNIINCVEESYKTLFVLSNHFVQSEWCNYELFFAQHRAIDAQQDSLVFILLEPIPTNSLPKKFLKLRRLLMQQTYLEWPMDERKQQVFWVNLRSMLQVADHRILKDMALELTQSASLIPHDLVPLLK; from the exons ATGGCCATGAAAAG TGTGCGAGTAGCATTGCTATTATGGACAACAGCTCTCTTGTCATGGAGGACCCTCTGCCTGGCCGAGCTGATAGAGGACCAAGGGCATGCATCGTGTGTCACTTCCAGTCGACGAGATAAGAACCTCTCCGGTCAGAATGTTACCAATGTTCCTTTGGATCTGAATAATGAGACGCAGTCCCTTGACATTTCTCACAACCCCCTTGTGAAACTGCAGGCAGCCCCCTTCCAAAGACTCTCACAACTCTGCTTCCTGAAGGCTACCAGCTGTGGTCTGACGGTAATAAATCCTGGCTTATTCGTTCATACCCCGAAACTGAAATTCCTGAACATATCTAACAATTTGTTAGATCATATCCCTGATCTATCACTGCCACTGCTTAAGATCCTGGACTTGGCCGGCAACCAATATGGCAGCTATCAATTACCGGCCACTTTTCAGACGTTGGCAAATCTGTCCGCCCTTTATTTGGGAAGTGAAAATGCTTTACAAGTGGACTTCAATGATTTTGATTCCCTCTCGGATAGCTCGTTGAAACATCTCATCCTTGGAGGAGGTGTTGAGTGGCAACGGTACGATCAAGGTTCTCTTGCGAAGATGAAATCCCTCCAGAAGATAACCCTCAAAGTGCCTTTTTGTGAGAACTTTGATTTATTTGAAAACCTGCTGGAAGATGTGAATGAAACGCAAACAACCGATTTAGAGTTGGTCAACGTACTTCCTGACCTCTGCAATGTGACCGGGGACCCTTTTAGGAGCCTGAGAGCGATGCCACTCATAAAGGATTTCACCATTGTAAACACTTGGATTAACAGCAGTTTCTTTGTGTTATTTTTGAAGAATGTTCTACTTTCCAATGTTCGAACACTTACATTTGTAAACGTAACCTACAATGAAGATACAGCTGAAGGATTTAGGTTCCCCACTCTGAATCACACCATCGTCCTACGGTCCCTTATATTTGATGGAGTAAATCATTACCAATACAGATACCCCTCTATTGAAATTAGTGTGGACATGTTTTCCAAGATGGACTATTTAAAGTTCTCAGGCACAGGAATGAACATTGTACCTTGCAAGGTTATGTCCTCCTTGCCGTCCCTGGAAACCCTGGACCTCTCGAACAACCTACTGTCTGACACAGGGTTCTGGTGGTCTGGGTGCTCCTATACCTCGGTGTTTCCCAAACTAAGGCACCTCTCTTTGAGCAAAAACCGCTTCGTTGACCTTTCCTTCATCGCTCAGCACACCCACCAGATGAAGTACCTGGAATCTTTTGACTTGAGTTTCAACTCCATTTTTTTGGATAAACCGTGCTTTTGGCCCATCCACATCACATCGCTGAGCCTGAGCAACAACAACCTGGGCAACAAAGTATTTTCCTTCCTGTCCGAGTATTTACAGCGAATTGACCTGTCAAAGACAGGCATCACCGCCCTGACAGAAGAAGACCTTTTGCAATTTCCCATGTTGACACACCTTTTCCTGAGCTTCAACAGCATTAAGGTCATCCCTACGGATCTATCCCCCACCTTGGTCAGTCTGTACATAGATCAGAATTCCATGACATCCATCTCCCGGGAGTCTCTGGCGGGTCTTCCAAGTCTCAGGACTCTGAAAGCTGGAGACAACCCCTTTGTCTGCTCCTGTGACTCCTATTGGTTCATGACTGCTCTGAACAAATCCTTGCTGCCCGACTGGCCCTTGGATTATACCTGCAGCACTCCCCCATCTGTGGCTGACCTGCCGATGTCCGAGTACAGAACCAGCAGGATGTCCTGTGAGGCCTGGCTTCAGGCTGCCGTGGCGTTGCCCGTGACGATGCTCATCGTGCTGGCCCTTTGCTCTGCGTTCTACGCCTGTGACGGAGTGTGGTACACCAAGATGCTGTGGATGTGGATCCGCGTGAAGAGGAGAGGCCAGAAGCAGGCCAACCTGCTGAACAACACGACGTTTCGGTACCACTCGTTCATCTCCTACAGCCACCAAGACTCCGCCTGGGTGGAGAGCAAGCTGGTGCCGTCCCTGGAAGGGGCCGGAATCTCCCTGTGCATCCACGAGCGAGACTTTGTGCCCGGCCAGTGGATCGTGGATAACATCATCAACTGTGTGGAGGAGAGCTACAAGACACTGTTTGTGCTGTCCAACCACTTTGTGCAGAGTGAATGGTGCAACTACGAACTCTTCTTTGCCCAGCATAGAGCTATTGACGCCCAGCAAGACTCCCTGGTCTTCATCCTGTTGGAGCCTATTCCGACCAACTCTCTGCCCAAGAAGTTCTTGAAACTGAGGAGATTGCTGATGCAGCAGACGTACCTGGAGTGGCCCATGGATGAGCGAAAGCAGCAGGTGTTCTGGGTCAACCTCAGGTCTATGCTACAGGTGGCGGACCACCGGATCCTGAAGGACATGGCCCTAGAGTTAACCCAAAGCGCTTCTCTGATCCCACACGATTTGGTTCCTTTGTTAAAATGA